Proteins found in one Anopheles aquasalis chromosome 3, idAnoAquaMG_Q_19, whole genome shotgun sequence genomic segment:
- the LOC126578154 gene encoding general odorant-binding protein 67-like, protein MARYREVKYLLVALACTALWSNCLAENPCAGGPPVQMNPAECCAIPMLVDGSIMMECYQKYGEQTKKQLQMDGTPRGCCIAECGMNATSMYADGMLKRDDLTKMFMDSVKEKPEWMAIVRDATNACFELAEQKKDEIEAGAKLEPSFEGEQICNPISGTVLRCMGMIMFGQCPKSVFVASEDCSKLRDYGSMCPII, encoded by the exons ATGGCACGGTATCGCGAGGTGAAATATCTGCTCGTAGCGCTCGCTTGTACAGCGTTGTGGTCGAATTGTTTGGCGGAAAACCCTTGCGCCGGTGGACCACCAGTCCAGATG AATCCAGCCGAATGCTGTGCAATACCGATGCTCGTCGATGGTTCGATCATGATGGAGTGCTACCAGAAGTACGGCGAGCAGACGAAGAAGCAACTCCAGATGGATGGTACACCGCGTGGTTGT TGCATCGCCGAGTGTGGCATGAACGCGACCAGCATGTACGCCGATGGGATGCTGAAGCGTGACGATCTGACCAAGATGTTTATGGACTCGGTCAAGGAAAAGCCGGAATGGATGGCGATTGTTCGGGATGCAACGAACGCGTGCTTTGAGTTGGCAGAGcagaaaaaggatgaaatcgAGGCTGGAGCCAAGCTGGAACCGAGCTTCGAAGGTGAACAGATTTGCAATCCAATCTCCGGTACGGTGCTGCGCTGCATGGGCATGATCATGTTTGGTCAGTGCCCGAAGAGTGTGTTCGTGGCGAGCGAGGACTGCAGCAAACTGCGGGATTATGGTAGCATGTGTCCCATTATTTGA
- the LOC126578156 gene encoding general odorant-binding protein 67-like, translated as MFAKWLIAASIALCSSTTVFADNPCLKGPPVAKNAGECCVTPSLVEPSAFMTCHSKWIGQTKRQMAMEGIPRGCCVAECVMNQTGLYADGKIDRAALTELYLGSAKPLAPEWKQITLDAIDGCFKMADSIKEEIDAGARLTPAFDGEQICHPISGTILACMGMTLFAECPAKLFTVNDACNQLKSYHSKCPFL; from the exons atgtttgcaaaatggCTCATTGCGGCTTCGATCGCACTTTGCAGCTCGACGACGGTGTTTGCGGACAATCCCTGTCTTAAGGGGCCACCGGTTGCCAAG AATGCTGGCGAATGCTGCGTGACACCGTCGCTGGTCGAACCGAGTGCATTTATGACGTGCCATTCGAAGTGGATCGGCCAAACCAAGCGTCAGATGGCAATGGAAGGTATTCCGAGAGGTTGC TGTGTGGCTGAATGCGTGATGAACCAAACGGGATTGTACGCCGACGGAAAGATTGATCGAGCGGCGTTGACGGAGCTGTATCTTGGTTCGGCCAAACCGCTGGCACCGGAGTGGAAACAGATTACGCTCGACGCTATCGATGGTTGCTTCAAGATGGCTGATTCGATCAAGGAGGAAATTGATGCCGGTGCACGGCTTACGCCAGCCTTCGATGGTGAGCAGATTTGTCATCCGATTTCCGGCACTATCCTGGCGTGCATGGGTATGACGCTGTTTGCCGAGTGTCCGGCCAAGCTGTTTACTGTTAACGATGCCTGCAATCAGCTCAAGAGCTACCACAGCAAGTGTCCGTTTTTGTGA